A window of Synergistales bacterium genomic DNA:
CGAAACCGTTGCGGAGCGGGTGCGGTTCGCTGTCCTGCTGGGGGAAGAGCGGTACCGGATTGCCCGGAGTCTCGATGCCTTGGGTTACAGGTCCTACGTGAGCGTAGCGAGCATGGAAGAGGCCGTCGAGGCCGCTCTGTGCAGATCGGGACCGGGCGACGTGGTTCTCCTTTCTCCGGCTTGTACCAGTTGGGATATGTACCACAATTTTGGAGAACGGGGCGACCACTTCCAGGCGCTCGTATGCGAACGGGTTCGTTCCGGGCGAACCAGCGGCGGCTTTGCATAGCTCATACAGCACAACAATGAATAAGGGTTGGGGTCGGGCTGAAAACAAGGTCACTGTACAATCCATAATCTGGGTGATACCACTGCTCCTGTGCGGGCTCAGCGTCCTGATGGTTGCGTCCGCGACGAGCGGTAGTTCCTTGACAATCTCCGGCGAGGCGCTGGTTTGGGGATACAAGCAGGCCTGCTGGGTCGTTGCAGGCTTTGTGATGATGCTCGTTGTCTATGTTATGCCGGTGAACTTCTGGAGGCGAGGCAGCGGGTTGATGTGGGGGGGCGCGCTGATCCTTGTGGGGCTTACCCTTATTCCCGGTCTGGGTGTGCATGCTGGGGGTGCATCCCGCTGGCTTGCCCTTGGGCCCGTAACCCTGCAGACCTCCGAGGTTCTTTCCTTTGCGGTGGTCCTCCATGCGGCCAGAAAGGCGAATGAAGAAGACGTGTCGACGCTTCGTCTCTTTCTTCGCTGTATGGCGATAGCCCTTTCCTCCTCGTTTCTTTTGCTGATGCAGCCGGATTTCGGGGGAGCCGTGATTGTGTTCGTCCTGACCGTGGGGGTCTTCGCCGCCCGGCGCGGGTGGTTCTATCCTCTTTTGGGATCATTCGTTGTCCTGGTGACGGCGGTACCGCCGCTGGTGATGATGAAGAGCTACCGATTGCGCCGGATACTTGCCTGTTATGATCCATGGTCGGATCCGCTGGATGCGGGGTTTCAGGCCATCCAGGGCCTCATAGCCTTTGCCAGTGGAGGTCTCTGGGGGCAGGGGGTCGGCAAGGGGCTTCAAAAGATGGCCTATCTCCCCGCGGCGCACACGGACTTTATCTTTGCGACGCTCGGGGAGGAGGTCGGTTTGGTTGGGACACTGGGGGTGCTGGCGGCGTTCACGGTCTGGGTCATTGCCATATGGAGGGAAGAACGTCGGCTCCGGGATCCTTTCCTTGCTACGCTGTTGTGGGGAGCGACACTTTCGGTGGTGCTGCCGGTGATAGTCAACATAGGGGGAGAACTGAAATTGCTTCCATTAACCGGTGTGGTTCTACCGTTTTTGAGCTATGGAGGCAGTGCAATGGTGATGGCGTGGATGAAGGTTGGAATCATCGTAAGACTGACAAGGTATGCGACGCTGGAGTCGCGATAAGCGGTGTCCACACTGTTGCTTGTCGCAGGTGGAACGGGAGGGCATCTCTGGCCTGCGATCGCATTCAAAAGATGGATTGACGCTAATACCGAGTGGACGACATGCCTTGTGACCGGTTCGAGGCCTCTGGAGTATGCGATTCTTGCCGAGGCCGGCATAGATCCGGTGCGACTCGACATTGAAGGGTCGCCGCTGGGGGTTTCGGGCATCCGGTCTCTCCGTCGGTGGAAGGCGGTCCTGCAGAGCCTTGTTCAGGCGAGACGCATTCTG
This region includes:
- a CDS encoding UDP-N-acetylmuramoyl-L-alanine--D-glutamate ligase, which codes for PRDVGPLLQGFQGLAHRCQPFCEVNGCTFIDDSKGTNVAATKTAIRSFEEGLIVLLGGKGKGEDYTELAETVAERVRFAVLLGEERYRIARSLDALGYRSYVSVASMEEAVEAALCRSGPGDVVLLSPACTSWDMYHNFGERGDHFQALVCERVRSGRTSGGFA
- a CDS encoding putative lipid II flippase FtsW encodes the protein MNKGWGRAENKVTVQSIIWVIPLLLCGLSVLMVASATSGSSLTISGEALVWGYKQACWVVAGFVMMLVVYVMPVNFWRRGSGLMWGGALILVGLTLIPGLGVHAGGASRWLALGPVTLQTSEVLSFAVVLHAARKANEEDVSTLRLFLRCMAIALSSSFLLLMQPDFGGAVIVFVLTVGVFAARRGWFYPLLGSFVVLVTAVPPLVMMKSYRLRRILACYDPWSDPLDAGFQAIQGLIAFASGGLWGQGVGKGLQKMAYLPAAHTDFIFATLGEEVGLVGTLGVLAAFTVWVIAIWREERRLRDPFLATLLWGATLSVVLPVIVNIGGELKLLPLTGVVLPFLSYGGSAMVMAWMKVGIIVRLTRYATLESR